The following are from one region of the Gammaproteobacteria bacterium genome:
- a CDS encoding fumarylacetoacetate hydrolase family protein — protein MKLASIRHEGRELVAAELDATTLVDLDALRALTEPPGAFAADEPLRDILDVVALPPARLAALGAALERARADGGAAPRIPAGDVEWRPPVPRPGKICAVAMNNSASNERKISAPDHPAFFLKPSSCLVGHFAPIRIRRYYGSVHPEPELAVVIGARARDLDAAQALDAVFGYTIFDDITSNGMRAEDRFHYYAVYASEQDPERTERVEQHLSYAGRYKGSDTFGAMGPWLVTRDEIPDPDELAVECKVGGETVAEDSTRYYNYKVAEVVSFISQYLTLEPGDVISMGTAFKPGAQRKSIHHANLQRVSGPIEISIEGLGRLSNPVVVEERPLGNWRLDRHGR, from the coding sequence ATGAAGCTCGCGAGCATCCGCCACGAAGGGCGTGAGCTCGTCGCCGCGGAGCTCGACGCGACGACCTTGGTCGATCTCGATGCGCTGCGGGCGCTCACGGAGCCGCCCGGCGCCTTCGCCGCGGACGAGCCGCTTCGCGACATCCTCGACGTCGTCGCGCTGCCGCCCGCGCGGCTCGCGGCGCTCGGCGCCGCGCTCGAGCGGGCCCGCGCCGACGGCGGCGCAGCGCCCCGCATCCCGGCCGGCGACGTCGAATGGCGGCCCCCGGTGCCGCGGCCGGGCAAGATCTGCGCCGTCGCGATGAACAACTCCGCGAGCAACGAGCGCAAGATCAGCGCGCCGGACCATCCCGCGTTCTTTCTGAAGCCGTCGTCGTGTCTCGTCGGGCACTTCGCGCCGATTCGCATCCGCCGCTATTACGGGAGCGTCCATCCGGAGCCCGAGCTCGCCGTCGTGATCGGCGCTCGCGCCCGCGACCTGGACGCGGCCCAGGCGCTCGACGCCGTGTTCGGCTACACGATCTTCGACGATATCACGAGCAACGGCATGCGCGCCGAGGACCGCTTCCACTACTATGCCGTCTACGCGAGCGAACAGGACCCGGAGCGGACCGAGCGCGTCGAGCAGCATCTCTCGTACGCGGGGCGCTACAAGGGCAGCGACACCTTCGGCGCGATGGGCCCGTGGCTCGTGACCCGCGACGAGATTCCCGATCCCGACGAGCTCGCCGTCGAATGCAAGGTCGGGGGCGAGACCGTCGCCGAGGACAGCACGCGGTATTACAACTACAAGGTCGCGGAGGTCGTGAGCTTCATCAGCCAATACCTGACGCTCGAGCCGGGCGACGTGATCTCGATGGGCACCGCGTTCAAGCCCGGTGCGCAGCGCAAATCGATCCATCACGCGAATTTGCAGCGCGTCTCGGGCCCGATCGAGATCAGCATCGAAGGGCTCGGCCGGTTGTCGAACCCCGTCGTCGTCGAGGAGCGGCCGCTCGGCAACTGGCGGCTCGACCGGCATGGCCGCTGA
- a CDS encoding glutathione S-transferase family protein — MIRLHSTMASINGYKVRLLLSMLDLEYELVDIDMYGGEHKREPFLSLNPFGQMPAMQDGAFTIADSHACLVYLARKYDGSGRWLPSDAEGEAKVAEWLSKSANEVHQGPWMKRAKIRRPEAIKLSDAEIDARCDHILAIMDRHLAAREWLAREHATIADISCFGPISMLDVSGYDTGRWPAVTGWLDRIRALPRAIDIDGRPFR, encoded by the coding sequence ATGATACGACTGCACTCGACGATGGCGTCGATCAACGGGTACAAGGTGCGCCTTCTCCTTTCGATGCTCGACCTCGAGTACGAGCTCGTCGACATCGACATGTACGGCGGCGAGCACAAGCGCGAGCCGTTCCTGTCGCTGAACCCGTTCGGCCAGATGCCCGCCATGCAGGACGGCGCGTTCACGATCGCCGACTCGCATGCGTGTCTGGTGTATCTCGCCCGCAAGTACGACGGCTCGGGGCGGTGGCTGCCGAGCGACGCCGAAGGGGAAGCAAAGGTCGCGGAGTGGCTTTCGAAGTCCGCGAACGAGGTGCATCAAGGCCCGTGGATGAAGCGGGCGAAGATCCGGCGGCCCGAAGCGATCAAGCTGTCGGACGCGGAGATCGACGCGCGCTGCGACCACATCCTCGCGATCATGGATCGGCACCTTGCGGCTCGGGAATGGCTTGCGCGCGAGCACGCGACGATCGCCGATATCTCGTGCTTCGGGCCGATTTCGATGCTCGACGTGTCGGGCTATGACACGGGCCGCTGGCCCGCCGTCACCGGCTGGCTCGACCGAATTCGCGCGCTGCCGCGCGCGATCGACATCGACGGCCGGCCCTTTCGCTGA
- a CDS encoding DUF5916 domain-containing protein: MIEPRLPPRAACATLLFALGGDALAQDLEVSGSSEKSVRIVRTETPPVIDGVLDEAAWSSAATIEDLHQIQPVEYAEASEPTLIRLMYDDDALYIGARLYDSEPEQITARILRQGAEVFADDWFAVTLDPFHDRRSGYLFQTNPNGLRQEALYQNVSEEQWDWQGIWYAAAGIDGEGWIAEMAIPFKTLSFDPLNDTWGINFRRSIARRDERIGWVSRNRATNPSVSGIAIGFEGLDQGLGLDVVPAIALRDSRDRLSDVDDSESAPSLDLFYKITPSLTGSLTLNTDFSATEVDDRQVNLTRFALFFPEKRDFFLQDADIFEFGGIGENGRPFFSRRIGLAADGEIVDIDAGAKISGRVGRFNLGMLSIRQEASTDAPAETSTVARVSANVLSESTVGLIATHGSPQSPLDNSLVGADFMYRNTRLPGGRVLEGEAWVQQSRTEGIDGDDRAYGLRVRSPNETGFRGGVGFTELDENFNPALGFANRVGIRRLDGDLGYTHRPRSGFLRAVGGGFEAERIERLAGGLESQEIELELLEAEGRRGDNVRVERSFNKEVLLEPFDIHPGVVIPAGEYSFASTRVNFEFADQRKLSGEIGYQTGGFFSGDRDEIFGAIRWRPSGHFTGRLEYGVNEIDLPEGTFTTRLLSVRADIVFSARLSWVNLIQYDNVSEVIGINSRLHWIPEAGREAYLVLNHSAEDLDRDDRFHSSFSEAAVKFNYTFRF; this comes from the coding sequence GTGATCGAGCCGAGGTTGCCGCCGCGCGCCGCGTGCGCCACCCTCCTCTTCGCGCTCGGCGGCGATGCCCTTGCGCAGGATCTCGAAGTTTCCGGAAGCAGTGAGAAGTCCGTGCGCATCGTTCGCACCGAGACGCCGCCCGTCATCGACGGCGTGCTCGACGAGGCGGCCTGGTCGAGCGCCGCGACGATCGAGGATCTGCACCAGATCCAGCCCGTCGAATACGCCGAGGCCTCCGAGCCCACGCTGATCCGTCTGATGTACGACGACGACGCGCTCTACATCGGCGCACGCCTCTACGACAGCGAGCCGGAGCAGATCACCGCGCGCATCCTGCGCCAAGGCGCGGAGGTCTTTGCCGACGATTGGTTCGCGGTGACGCTCGATCCGTTCCACGACCGGCGCAGCGGCTATCTCTTCCAGACGAACCCGAACGGTCTGCGGCAGGAAGCGCTGTACCAGAACGTCAGCGAGGAGCAGTGGGACTGGCAGGGCATCTGGTACGCGGCCGCGGGCATCGACGGCGAAGGGTGGATCGCCGAGATGGCGATCCCGTTCAAGACGCTGTCGTTCGATCCGCTGAACGATACCTGGGGCATCAACTTTCGCCGCTCGATCGCCCGTCGCGACGAGAGGATCGGATGGGTGTCCCGCAATCGCGCGACCAACCCGAGCGTCTCCGGCATCGCGATCGGCTTCGAGGGCCTCGATCAGGGCCTCGGCCTCGACGTCGTTCCCGCCATCGCCCTGCGCGACAGCCGCGACCGGCTCTCGGACGTGGACGACTCCGAGTCCGCTCCGTCGCTCGACCTGTTCTACAAGATCACGCCGAGCCTGACCGGATCGCTGACGCTGAACACCGACTTCTCGGCCACCGAGGTCGACGATCGGCAGGTGAACCTCACGCGCTTCGCGCTGTTCTTCCCGGAGAAGCGGGACTTCTTCCTGCAGGATGCGGACATCTTCGAGTTCGGAGGCATCGGCGAGAACGGACGCCCGTTCTTCTCGCGGCGCATCGGCCTCGCCGCCGACGGAGAAATCGTCGACATCGACGCGGGCGCGAAGATCAGCGGCCGCGTGGGCCGCTTCAATCTCGGGATGCTGTCGATTCGCCAGGAAGCCTCGACCGACGCGCCGGCGGAAACGTCGACCGTGGCGCGCGTGTCCGCGAACGTGCTTTCGGAGTCGACCGTCGGGCTGATCGCGACGCACGGCAGCCCGCAGTCGCCGCTCGACAACTCCCTCGTCGGCGCGGATTTCATGTACCGGAACACGCGCCTTCCCGGCGGCCGCGTGCTCGAAGGCGAGGCGTGGGTGCAGCAGAGCCGCACGGAAGGAATCGACGGCGACGATCGCGCTTACGGCTTGCGCGTGCGGTCGCCGAACGAGACGGGCTTCCGCGGCGGCGTCGGCTTTACCGAGCTCGACGAGAACTTCAACCCGGCCCTCGGCTTCGCGAATCGCGTCGGCATTCGCCGGCTCGACGGGGATCTCGGGTATACGCATCGTCCCCGCTCCGGCTTCCTTCGGGCCGTCGGCGGCGGCTTCGAGGCGGAGCGCATCGAGCGGCTTGCGGGCGGCCTCGAGTCGCAGGAGATCGAGCTCGAGCTGCTCGAGGCGGAAGGCCGGAGAGGCGACAACGTGCGAGTCGAGCGCTCGTTCAACAAGGAAGTCCTGCTCGAGCCGTTCGACATCCACCCCGGGGTCGTGATCCCGGCCGGCGAATACTCGTTCGCCTCCACGCGGGTGAACTTCGAGTTCGCGGATCAACGCAAGCTTTCCGGCGAGATCGGCTATCAGACCGGCGGGTTCTTCAGCGGCGACCGCGACGAGATATTCGGCGCGATCCGGTGGCGGCCGTCCGGGCATTTCACCGGGCGCCTCGAGTACGGCGTGAACGAGATCGACTTGCCGGAGGGCACGTTCACGACGCGGCTGCTCTCCGTGCGCGCGGACATCGTCTTCTCCGCGCGCCTGAGCTGGGTGAACTTGATTCAGTACGACAACGTGAGCGAGGTCATCGGCATCAACAGCCGCCTGCACTGGATTCCCGAGGCGGGCCGCGAGGCCTACCTCGTGCTGAACCACAGCGCCGAGGACCTCGACCGCGACGACCGCTTCCATTCCTCGTTCTCCGAGGCCGCCGTGAAGTTCAACTACACCTTCCGCTTCTGA
- the typA gene encoding translational GTPase TypA, producing the protein MIPTHRLRNVAIVAHVDHGKTTLVDRLLQQSGTLDARTQLPERALDTNDLERERGITILAKSTAIRWGEWRINIVDTPGHADFGGEVERVLSMVDGVLLLVDAVDGPMPQTRFVTQKAFKRGFVPLVVINKIDRDGARPGWVLDQTFDLFDKLGATDAQLDFPVVYASALKGYAGLDPAVRSGDMIPLLEALVRHVPPPDVAPEGPLQLQVSSLDYNSYVGVLGIGRINRGVARPGMPISLVRRDGRVDNAQLGELYGFEGLERKPVDEAGAGDIVVFSGIEDVGISDTVCARNHPEALPKLEIDEPTITMTFQVNKSPFAGREGRFLTSRQIRARLDRELSHNVALRVEETDDPDKFRVSGRGELHLSVLIETMRREGYELAVSRPAVIERRVDGEIHEPWELVTVDFAEEHQGAVMSRLAERRGELLNMVPDGRGRVRLEYRIPARGLIGFRTEYLTATAGTGLLYHVFERYAPRVRGEIGQRTNGVLVSNIAGKATAYALFNLQERGALFIGHGDEVYEGMIVGIHSRGNDLPVNPTKGKHLTNIRAAGSDENLLLTPPIRFSLEQALEFIDDDELVEITPSSIRLRKKLLREHERRREARG; encoded by the coding sequence ATGATTCCGACCCACCGCCTCCGCAACGTCGCGATCGTCGCGCATGTCGATCACGGCAAGACCACGCTCGTCGACCGGCTGCTTCAGCAGTCCGGTACGCTCGACGCACGCACGCAGCTTCCGGAACGAGCGCTCGACACGAACGACCTCGAGCGCGAACGGGGCATCACGATCCTCGCGAAGAGCACGGCGATCCGCTGGGGCGAATGGCGTATCAACATCGTGGATACGCCCGGGCATGCGGACTTCGGCGGCGAAGTCGAGCGCGTGCTGTCGATGGTCGACGGCGTGCTGCTGCTCGTCGACGCCGTCGACGGGCCGATGCCGCAAACCCGCTTCGTCACGCAGAAGGCGTTCAAGCGAGGCTTCGTACCGCTCGTCGTGATCAACAAGATCGATCGCGACGGTGCGCGGCCCGGCTGGGTTCTCGACCAGACCTTCGATCTCTTCGACAAGCTCGGCGCAACCGACGCGCAGCTCGACTTTCCGGTGGTGTACGCCTCGGCCCTCAAGGGCTACGCAGGCCTCGACCCCGCAGTCCGCTCGGGCGACATGATCCCGCTCCTCGAGGCGCTCGTGCGCCACGTGCCGCCGCCGGACGTCGCCCCCGAAGGGCCGCTCCAGCTCCAGGTCTCGAGCCTCGACTACAACTCGTACGTCGGCGTGCTCGGCATCGGCCGGATCAACCGCGGCGTCGCTCGGCCCGGCATGCCGATCTCGCTCGTGCGTCGCGACGGCCGCGTCGACAACGCCCAGCTCGGCGAGCTCTACGGCTTCGAAGGTCTCGAGCGCAAGCCCGTGGACGAGGCCGGCGCGGGCGACATCGTCGTTTTCAGCGGTATCGAGGACGTCGGCATCTCGGACACGGTCTGCGCGCGCAATCATCCCGAGGCGCTGCCGAAGCTCGAGATCGACGAGCCGACGATCACGATGACCTTCCAGGTGAACAAGTCACCGTTCGCGGGGCGGGAGGGTCGATTTCTGACGAGCCGGCAGATTCGCGCGCGGCTCGACCGCGAGCTCTCGCACAACGTCGCGCTGCGCGTGGAGGAGACCGACGACCCGGACAAATTCCGCGTTTCGGGCCGCGGCGAGCTGCACCTCTCGGTCCTGATCGAGACGATGCGCCGCGAAGGCTACGAGCTCGCGGTGTCGCGCCCCGCCGTGATCGAGCGGCGCGTCGACGGCGAGATCCACGAGCCGTGGGAGCTCGTCACCGTCGACTTCGCGGAGGAGCATCAGGGCGCGGTGATGAGCCGCCTCGCCGAGCGCCGCGGCGAGCTGCTGAACATGGTGCCGGACGGCCGCGGGCGCGTGCGTCTCGAGTATCGGATCCCGGCGCGCGGCCTGATCGGATTCCGCACCGAGTACCTCACGGCGACGGCCGGCACGGGACTCCTGTATCACGTCTTCGAGCGCTACGCGCCGCGCGTTCGGGGCGAGATCGGCCAACGCACGAACGGCGTGCTGGTCTCGAACATCGCCGGCAAAGCCACCGCCTACGCGCTCTTCAATCTGCAAGAGCGAGGTGCGCTCTTCATCGGCCACGGCGACGAGGTCTACGAAGGCATGATCGTCGGCATCCACAGCCGCGGCAACGATCTGCCGGTGAACCCCACGAAGGGCAAGCACCTGACGAACATCCGCGCGGCGGGCTCCGACGAGAATCTGCTCTTGACGCCGCCGATCCGGTTCTCCCTCGAGCAGGCGCTCGAGTTCATCGACGACGACGAGCTGGTCGAGATCACCCCGTCGAGCATCCGTCTCCGCAAAAAGCTCCTGCGGGAGCACGAGCGGCGGCGCGAAGCGCGGGGCTGA
- a CDS encoding tetratricopeptide repeat protein yields MPRYVKLASLAWLACTAAAGTASAAPIEGDASDRFTAGSDAFAEGDYATAAEAFQAARAAGMTGPAVEYNIGVSYYRLGDFERAEEAFRTLAAEYPDMRALAQYNLGLSLTRQNRIAEARAAFEQARTSDDPTLAALAEAMLRRSATAGEPLPEPERWVRLLDFALGYDDNVALVEESSLPAGLSTSSPLLEGFGLLSGRLGDEVPVRLDASAYLVRYSDAPEFDQDGLRVGVAYLWDWADWRMDAGPYYNYSGLDGQGFEQRIGASLNARYPINDLASLSIRFIHDDVGELSSAYDFVNGTRDRISIGFERLQDRGRVELGYVHERNDRDGPGVSPTRHEVFAGYEHALNADWSVEVEGLLRMSTYDELAEPRDEDFSQLSLTATRDFQSGWQLLGQYRVADNASNVDTFSYDRNRVIFSLNRLF; encoded by the coding sequence ATGCCGCGCTACGTCAAACTCGCAAGCCTCGCATGGCTCGCCTGCACTGCGGCGGCAGGGACCGCCTCCGCTGCCCCGATCGAGGGCGACGCGAGCGATCGTTTCACCGCCGGCAGCGACGCGTTCGCCGAAGGCGACTACGCGACGGCCGCCGAAGCGTTTCAGGCGGCTCGCGCGGCCGGCATGACCGGCCCCGCGGTCGAATACAACATCGGCGTCAGCTATTACCGCTTGGGCGATTTCGAGCGGGCCGAGGAGGCGTTCCGAACGTTGGCCGCGGAGTATCCGGACATGCGGGCGCTCGCGCAGTACAACCTCGGATTGTCGCTGACGCGCCAGAACCGCATCGCGGAGGCCCGCGCCGCGTTCGAGCAAGCCCGCACGAGCGATGATCCGACGCTCGCCGCGCTCGCCGAGGCCATGCTTCGGCGCTCGGCGACGGCGGGCGAGCCGCTCCCGGAGCCCGAGCGGTGGGTCAGGCTGCTCGATTTCGCCCTCGGCTACGACGACAACGTGGCGCTCGTCGAGGAGTCGAGCCTGCCGGCCGGCCTCTCGACGAGCAGCCCGCTGCTCGAGGGGTTCGGGCTGTTGAGCGGAAGGCTCGGCGACGAGGTGCCGGTGCGGTTGGACGCGAGCGCGTACCTCGTGCGGTATAGCGATGCGCCGGAGTTCGACCAGGATGGGCTGCGCGTCGGCGTCGCCTATCTTTGGGACTGGGCCGACTGGCGCATGGACGCCGGGCCCTATTACAACTACAGCGGGCTCGACGGGCAGGGGTTCGAGCAGCGGATCGGTGCTTCGTTGAACGCCCGATATCCGATCAACGATCTCGCGTCGTTGTCGATCCGCTTCATTCACGACGACGTGGGCGAGCTGTCGTCGGCCTACGACTTCGTGAACGGCACGCGCGACCGCATCAGCATCGGCTTCGAGCGGCTCCAAGACCGCGGACGCGTGGAGCTCGGCTACGTGCACGAGCGCAACGACCGCGACGGCCCCGGAGTTTCCCCCACGCGCCACGAGGTCTTCGCGGGTTACGAGCACGCGCTGAATGCGGATTGGTCCGTCGAGGTCGAGGGGTTGCTGAGGATGAGCACGTACGACGAGCTCGCCGAGCCGCGCGACGAGGACTTCTCGCAGCTCAGCCTCACGGCAACCAGAGATTTTCAGTCCGGCTGGCAGCTTCTCGGTCAGTACCGCGTGGCGGACAACGCGTCGAACGTGGACACCTTTTCCTACGACCGCAACCGCGTGATCTTCAGCCTGAACCGGCTGTTCTGA
- a CDS encoding nuclear transport factor 2 family protein — protein MAADPPLGALEKIEIRLALEDLNSAFTRCLDHGDIDALVGLFTEDALYTHGARRSKGRKAIEALFRARTAAGPRTSRHLYSGLTLEIESRTRAAGTSVCMTFAQAGLPPLSPAVPILVADFHDVYVRGDDGRWLFESRRIERIFEDPSAGGPVGMAAEDRAARESMAAEDPGARESTPAGADRRSARVDRRIAGVDLSLEPPSTFLFTGEVCTRSYRLNRFAFDFKDPVVRERFAREPDALMSEYGLTEAEKALVRARDWTGLVAHGGHHFNVIKIAAAVGETHLHVGAHMRGTDWEVMKETLPRRIDLMPEDLA, from the coding sequence ATGGCCGCTGACCCGCCGCTCGGCGCGCTGGAGAAGATCGAGATCCGGCTCGCTCTCGAGGACCTGAACTCCGCCTTCACCCGCTGCCTCGATCACGGCGACATCGACGCGCTGGTCGGTCTTTTCACCGAGGACGCGCTCTACACGCACGGCGCGCGTCGCTCGAAAGGCCGCAAGGCCATCGAGGCGCTGTTCCGCGCGCGCACCGCCGCCGGGCCGCGCACGTCGCGACATCTCTACTCGGGCCTGACGCTCGAGATCGAGAGCCGCACGCGCGCCGCCGGCACGAGCGTCTGCATGACCTTCGCGCAGGCGGGGCTTCCGCCGCTTTCGCCCGCCGTGCCGATCCTCGTCGCCGACTTTCACGACGTCTACGTCCGCGGCGACGACGGCCGCTGGCTCTTCGAGTCCCGCAGGATCGAGCGCATCTTCGAGGATCCCTCGGCAGGCGGGCCCGTCGGCATGGCGGCGGAGGATCGCGCGGCGCGCGAAAGCATGGCGGCCGAGGATCCGGGAGCGCGCGAGTCCACGCCGGCAGGCGCCGACCGCCGGAGCGCACGAGTCGACCGCCGCATCGCGGGCGTCGACTTGAGCCTCGAGCCGCCGAGCACGTTCCTGTTCACCGGAGAGGTCTGCACGCGCTCGTACCGGCTCAATCGCTTCGCGTTCGATTTCAAGGATCCCGTCGTCAGGGAGCGCTTTGCTCGCGAGCCCGACGCGCTGATGAGCGAGTACGGGCTGACCGAGGCGGAGAAGGCGCTCGTCCGCGCGCGCGACTGGACCGGCCTCGTCGCCCACGGCGGTCACCACTTCAACGTCATCAAGATCGCGGCCGCCGTCGGGGAGACCCATTTGCACGTCGGCGCGCACATGCGCGGCACGGACTGGGAGGTCATGAAGGAGACGCTGCCGCGGCGGATCGATCTGATGCCCGAGGATCTCGCCTGA
- a CDS encoding RNA polymerase sigma factor: MARLTVIHGGRSAVERFEALIGKHYSLLYRAAYRFTRSVHDAEDLVQEVCARAYPRLDELERLDQPQSWMLCVMRRIFIDQLRRFERSHVDSIEVHDAASFAAEEPGPADETESALWTQRLARAWRRLDEDQRTLLALHDIEGYTLAELMEITGLKEGTLKSRLHRARARLGKLLKREESAPSAASGAGGNG; encoded by the coding sequence ATGGCTCGACTGACAGTTATTCACGGCGGCAGGTCGGCGGTCGAACGGTTCGAGGCGCTGATCGGCAAGCATTATTCCCTGCTCTACCGGGCGGCCTACCGGTTTACCCGCTCCGTCCACGACGCCGAGGATCTCGTGCAGGAAGTCTGCGCGCGGGCGTACCCCCGGCTCGACGAGCTCGAGAGGCTGGATCAGCCGCAGAGCTGGATGCTCTGCGTGATGCGGCGCATCTTCATCGACCAGCTGCGCCGGTTCGAACGATCGCATGTCGATTCGATCGAAGTGCACGACGCGGCGAGCTTCGCCGCGGAGGAGCCCGGCCCGGCGGACGAGACCGAATCCGCGCTGTGGACGCAACGCCTCGCCCGGGCCTGGCGGCGCCTCGACGAAGACCAGCGCACGCTGCTGGCCCTGCACGACATCGAAGGCTATACCTTGGCCGAGCTGATGGAGATCACCGGCCTCAAGGAAGGCACCCTGAAATCGCGGCTGCACCGCGCCCGCGCACGGCTGGGCAAGCTGCTCAAACGCGAAGAATCGGCTCCGAGCGCCGCGAGCGGCGCGGGAGGAAACGGATGA
- a CDS encoding CoA-acylating methylmalonate-semialdehyde dehydrogenase, producing the protein MSRVVQDAEPLPQVGHVVAGQALAGGMRRGTVFNPATGDPVAEVALAGAEEVDAAVRAARAAFPAWSETPAPRRARVLFRFKALLEQHRDELAAIVTRENGKVFADAKGEIARGVEVVEFACGIPQLLKGEYNENVGGGIDNFSLRQPLGVCAGITPFNFPAMVPLWMFPVAIACGNTFVLKPSERVPSASLRLAELLDEAGLPPGVLNVVQGDKEAVDALLAHDGVDAVSFVGSTPIAAYVYAQAAARGKRVQALGGAKNHLVVMPDADLDQAADALVGAGYGSAGQRCMAISVAVAVGPTADVLVPKLRERIGRLEIGDGMVGSPDMGPLISHAHRRRVIGYIEEGVREGAELVVDGRALRVTGRERGFFLGPTLFDRVRPEMRIYREEVFGPVLCVVRVPDFAAAVELASRHELGNGVACFTADGRTARDFARRVQAGMVGINVPIPVPMAFHSFGGWKRSLFGDHHIYGEEGVRFYTRYKSVMQRWPEASAKGPELTMPTPK; encoded by the coding sequence ATGAGCAGGGTCGTGCAAGACGCGGAGCCGCTCCCGCAGGTCGGGCACGTCGTCGCGGGCCAGGCGTTGGCCGGCGGCATGCGGCGGGGAACGGTGTTCAATCCGGCCACCGGGGACCCGGTCGCCGAGGTGGCGCTCGCCGGCGCCGAAGAGGTGGATGCGGCCGTGCGCGCGGCGCGCGCCGCGTTTCCCGCGTGGAGCGAGACGCCGGCGCCGCGGCGGGCGCGCGTGCTCTTCCGCTTCAAGGCGCTCCTCGAGCAGCATCGGGACGAGCTCGCGGCGATCGTCACACGGGAGAACGGCAAGGTCTTCGCCGACGCGAAGGGCGAGATCGCGCGCGGCGTCGAGGTCGTGGAGTTCGCCTGCGGGATTCCGCAGCTGCTGAAGGGCGAGTACAACGAGAACGTCGGCGGCGGCATCGACAACTTCTCGCTCCGCCAGCCGCTCGGCGTGTGTGCCGGCATCACGCCGTTCAACTTCCCGGCGATGGTGCCGCTCTGGATGTTCCCCGTCGCAATCGCCTGCGGGAACACGTTCGTGCTGAAGCCGAGCGAGCGCGTGCCGAGCGCGTCGCTCCGGCTCGCCGAGCTGCTCGACGAAGCGGGACTCCCGCCCGGCGTCCTGAACGTCGTGCAAGGCGACAAGGAGGCCGTGGACGCGCTGCTCGCGCACGACGGCGTCGACGCCGTGAGCTTCGTCGGCTCCACGCCGATCGCGGCCTACGTCTACGCGCAAGCCGCCGCACGCGGCAAGCGCGTGCAGGCGCTCGGCGGCGCGAAGAATCATCTCGTCGTCATGCCGGACGCGGATCTGGATCAGGCGGCGGACGCGCTCGTCGGGGCGGGCTACGGCTCCGCCGGCCAGCGCTGCATGGCCATATCCGTCGCGGTCGCCGTCGGGCCGACGGCCGACGTGCTCGTGCCGAAGCTTCGCGAGCGCATCGGGCGCCTCGAGATCGGCGACGGCATGGTCGGGTCGCCCGACATGGGCCCGCTGATCAGCCACGCGCATCGCCGCCGCGTGATCGGCTACATCGAGGAAGGCGTCCGCGAAGGCGCCGAGCTCGTCGTCGACGGCCGCGCGCTCCGCGTGACCGGACGCGAGCGCGGCTTCTTCCTCGGTCCGACCCTCTTCGACCGCGTACGGCCCGAGATGCGCATCTATCGCGAAGAGGTGTTCGGCCCGGTCCTGTGCGTGGTCCGCGTGCCGGATTTCGCCGCGGCCGTCGAGCTCGCGAGCCGTCACGAGCTCGGCAACGGCGTCGCGTGCTTCACCGCGGACGGCCGCACGGCCCGCGACTTCGCGCGGCGCGTGCAGGCGGGAATGGTAGGCATCAACGTGCCGATCCCGGTGCCAATGGCGTTTCACTCGTTCGGCGGCTGGAAGCGCAGCCTTTTCGGCGATCACCACATCTACGGCGAGGAAGGCGTGCGCTTCTATACGCGCTACAAGTCCGTGATGCAGCGGTGGCCCGAGGCGTCGGCGAAGGGGCCCGAGCTCACGATGCCGACGCCGAAGTGA